One genomic segment of Culturomica massiliensis includes these proteins:
- a CDS encoding helix-turn-helix domain-containing protein, whose amino-acid sequence MIEELDKATLEQWMHRLFDRLDQTDEKIKRLALQIAVEEIKVLDNQDMCLLLHVNRRTLQRYRKEKILKYFNVRGKNYYRVVDVKEFMENRLKEKDAEAK is encoded by the coding sequence ATGATCGAAGAATTAGACAAAGCAACATTAGAGCAATGGATGCACCGTTTATTTGATCGTTTAGATCAAACGGATGAAAAAATAAAAAGATTAGCCCTTCAAATAGCCGTTGAAGAGATAAAAGTTTTAGACAACCAGGACATGTGCTTACTTCTGCATGTTAATCGACGAACATTACAGCGTTACCGAAAAGAAAAGATTTTAAAATACTTCAACGTTCGAGGAAAAAATTATTATCGAGTAGTTGATGTAAAAGAGTTTATGGAAAATCGTTTAAAAGAAAAAGATGCAGAGGCTAAATAA
- a CDS encoding type IA DNA topoisomerase, translated as MKTVIIAEKPSVARVIASVVGAKENHFMDGFLAGNEYVVTWAYGHLVALAQPLDYGFKSYERASLPMLPEMFKLIPRQIKSDKGFIDDVRAVNQLEVIRRLFEAADKIIVATDAGREGELIFRYIYQYLECKKPFFRLWVSSLTDTAIRKALKELKPGNQYDNLYYAARARSESDWLIGMNASQALTLAAGEGVFSLGRVQTPTLKMIVERYNENKNFIPVKYWQLQLTAEKFGVSFKALSKIKYPCKADAESVLQILRSDSRAEVIHATVNQVTVQPPLFYDLTTLQKDANKLFGFPADKTLFVAQLLYEKQLISYPRTGSRYLPDDVFAELPGIIQNLEQYPVFSNYCISLKNKVLNSRSVNNSKVTDHHALIPTITHLPNFLAEDEERIFNLIAGRMLEAVSEACIKDEIVIELRSHDVEFSAKGSTIKKSGWKEVFRCFETKVTEEDNSILPICKEGELLPVLEVSHIEKQTQPKPILTDASLLSLMEHAGTDLEDEEERDVIKGTGIGTPATRAGIIEVLIHRQYVRRDKKNIVPTEKGQTTYEIVKDMRISDVGLTAGWEAALNNIENGVLQPNTFRQEVEIYTVQVTTELLNVTVNLPENKSCVCPKCNSKMLFFLKCVKCANVECDFIVFRNKCDKQLSDEQIIMLIKEGKTGVIKGFKKRDGSLMDAKLKLDENYKTVFEFPMKKSNPKKR; from the coding sequence ATGAAAACAGTTATTATAGCAGAAAAACCGAGCGTAGCGAGGGTAATTGCAAGTGTTGTCGGTGCTAAAGAAAATCATTTCATGGACGGTTTTCTCGCCGGCAATGAATATGTGGTAACCTGGGCTTACGGTCATTTGGTCGCGTTGGCACAACCTTTGGATTACGGTTTTAAGAGTTATGAACGTGCAAGCCTGCCAATGTTACCGGAAATGTTTAAATTAATTCCGCGCCAAATTAAATCCGATAAAGGATTTATAGACGATGTACGTGCAGTTAATCAATTAGAGGTTATCAGGCGATTATTTGAGGCTGCGGATAAGATTATCGTTGCCACAGATGCAGGAAGAGAAGGAGAATTGATATTTCGGTACATTTATCAATATTTGGAATGTAAAAAACCTTTCTTTCGCCTATGGGTATCTTCTTTGACAGATACAGCTATTCGAAAGGCTTTGAAAGAACTTAAGCCAGGAAACCAGTATGATAATTTATATTATGCTGCCCGCGCACGGTCAGAATCGGATTGGCTAATCGGGATGAATGCAAGCCAAGCTCTTACTTTAGCAGCAGGAGAAGGTGTATTTTCATTAGGACGCGTACAAACCCCTACGTTAAAAATGATTGTGGAACGGTATAATGAAAATAAAAATTTTATCCCGGTTAAGTATTGGCAATTGCAATTAACCGCAGAAAAATTCGGAGTTTCGTTTAAGGCACTTTCCAAAATAAAATATCCTTGTAAAGCAGATGCGGAAAGCGTATTACAAATATTACGATCCGATAGTCGGGCGGAGGTTATTCATGCAACGGTTAATCAGGTTACGGTACAACCTCCATTGTTTTATGATTTGACAACCTTACAGAAGGATGCCAATAAATTATTCGGTTTCCCGGCAGATAAAACCTTATTTGTGGCACAATTATTATATGAAAAACAGTTGATCAGTTACCCCCGTACAGGTAGCCGGTACTTGCCCGATGATGTGTTTGCCGAACTTCCGGGGATCATCCAGAATTTAGAACAATACCCTGTTTTTAGTAATTATTGTATTTCGCTTAAAAATAAGGTTCTTAACAGCAGGTCGGTAAATAATTCGAAAGTAACCGATCATCATGCATTAATTCCGACGATTACACATTTGCCGAACTTTTTGGCAGAAGATGAAGAACGAATTTTCAATTTAATTGCAGGACGGATGTTAGAAGCTGTTTCGGAGGCGTGTATTAAGGATGAAATTGTAATCGAATTACGTAGCCACGACGTCGAATTTTCCGCTAAGGGCTCTACAATAAAAAAATCCGGTTGGAAAGAGGTATTTCGTTGTTTTGAAACAAAAGTAACCGAAGAAGATAATTCAATATTACCTATTTGTAAAGAAGGTGAATTATTACCTGTTTTGGAGGTAAGCCATATTGAAAAGCAAACCCAGCCTAAACCCATATTGACCGATGCAAGTTTACTTTCTCTCATGGAGCATGCAGGAACTGATTTAGAAGATGAAGAAGAACGGGATGTCATAAAAGGAACGGGAATAGGAACACCTGCCACTCGTGCCGGAATAATAGAGGTTTTGATTCACAGGCAATATGTCCGACGTGATAAAAAGAACATTGTACCAACCGAGAAAGGGCAAACTACTTATGAAATTGTGAAAGATATGCGTATTTCTGATGTTGGTTTGACGGCTGGTTGGGAAGCTGCTTTGAATAATATTGAAAATGGAGTGTTACAACCTAATACTTTTCGTCAGGAAGTGGAAATATATACCGTACAGGTTACAACGGAATTATTGAATGTTACTGTAAATCTGCCGGAAAATAAGTCTTGTGTCTGCCCTAAATGTAACAGTAAAATGTTGTTTTTTCTTAAATGCGTTAAATGTGCTAACGTAGAATGTGATTTTATAGTATTCAGGAATAAATGTGATAAGCAGCTTTCGGACGAACAGATCATAATGTTAATAAAGGAAGGGAAGACGGGCGTTATTAAGGGATTTAAGAAGCGCGACGGTTCATTAATGGATGCTAAATTGAAATTGGATGAAAATTATAAGACCGTTTTCGAGTTCCCAATGAAAAAATCTAATCCGAAAAAGAGATAA
- a CDS encoding DUF4099 domain-containing protein, with protein sequence MAKKQNPTKKLPGDVILVYNQNRKDVRVVSGVDQQGILQSVEPTPENESHYMQVDKNASMFSNFWKNFIESIRSPLVHLQFYKSDKKEIKENVEVIKNALQNKTPEGDKILKVLSELTQLVNKEKEMAKKKEPYIDLNKVNWKELEEVGFSRKIVEEKGQTERMEKGLRSNVLFHLKGDLNGIAVDDMFVMQLIKRQDGTIRVKADGVAHELSRYVMGTPLNDQQMQQLINGRLEGTINIVEPGTRNVREAYLTYDPLVNKAIPMFKSPNMVIWDDINGHKVTVDEKGRILGGFSVKMADLKPKEGGESYGAYAYIDAIERGLKIDCKKYYQELSEDVQKVCRAKQINGKEVTPKQLQEMNAGNYVWIDGMTKRHGKTVEPYGNWIGWKKKENGRYGYDFQKFKPNPKKDKGQNARQQQEGKKFATKGKKVGITN encoded by the coding sequence ATGGCAAAAAAACAAAATCCTACGAAAAAGTTACCCGGCGATGTTATTCTGGTTTATAATCAGAACCGAAAAGATGTAAGAGTTGTTAGCGGCGTAGATCAACAAGGAATCTTACAGTCTGTTGAGCCTACCCCAGAAAATGAAAGCCACTATATGCAGGTGGATAAGAATGCAAGTATGTTTTCTAATTTCTGGAAAAATTTTATTGAATCGATAAGATCGCCTTTAGTGCATCTTCAGTTTTATAAATCAGATAAAAAAGAGATTAAAGAAAATGTAGAAGTAATTAAAAATGCACTGCAAAATAAAACGCCAGAAGGTGACAAAATCTTAAAAGTCCTTTCTGAATTAACGCAATTAGTCAATAAAGAAAAAGAAATGGCAAAGAAAAAAGAACCTTATATCGATCTCAATAAAGTGAATTGGAAAGAACTGGAAGAAGTAGGTTTTTCACGCAAAATTGTGGAAGAGAAGGGACAAACTGAACGTATGGAAAAAGGGTTAAGATCGAATGTACTTTTTCACTTAAAAGGTGATCTGAACGGTATAGCAGTAGATGATATGTTCGTAATGCAGCTTATAAAAAGGCAAGACGGAACGATTCGTGTTAAGGCTGACGGAGTAGCACATGAACTGTCCCGTTACGTAATGGGAACCCCTTTGAACGATCAACAAATGCAGCAGCTTATAAATGGGCGGTTAGAAGGTACAATCAATATTGTTGAACCCGGTACACGCAATGTAAGGGAAGCTTATCTTACTTATGATCCTCTTGTGAACAAAGCCATTCCCATGTTTAAATCTCCTAATATGGTGATCTGGGATGATATTAACGGACATAAAGTTACAGTCGATGAAAAAGGACGGATTCTTGGTGGTTTTTCAGTCAAAATGGCGGATTTGAAACCTAAAGAGGGTGGAGAATCATACGGTGCTTATGCTTATATAGATGCCATAGAAAGAGGATTGAAAATCGACTGTAAAAAATATTATCAGGAACTTTCCGAAGATGTACAAAAGGTATGCAGGGCTAAGCAAATTAATGGAAAAGAAGTAACTCCCAAACAATTACAAGAGATGAATGCCGGCAATTATGTTTGGATAGACGGCATGACCAAACGACACGGTAAAACCGTAGAGCCATACGGTAACTGGATTGGTTGGAAGAAAAAAGAAAACGGCAGGTATGGGTACGATTTTCAGAAGTTTAAACCTAACCCAAAAAAGGATAAAGGTCAAAATGCACGCCAACAACAAGAAGGTAAAAAGTTTGCTACAAAAGGTAAGAAAGTAGGTATAACCAACTAA